Proteins encoded in a region of the Quercus lobata isolate SW786 chromosome 8, ValleyOak3.0 Primary Assembly, whole genome shotgun sequence genome:
- the LOC115957302 gene encoding protein NRT1/ PTR FAMILY 2.6-like isoform X2, translating to MIMFTLTAVIHSLRPPQCVIGSYPCETPSNFQYAVIYMTLLLASLGVGGTRFTIATMGAEQFDKANDQGIFFNWYYLTLYIANAISFSAIVYIQDNVSWGLGFGICAIANVIGLAVFIMGKKFYCQVKSKGSPFTSIARVMVAAIRKRNILRSFGSHNYYFGTTEALKMEDDASMKSLRFLNRAALITEDDKQLDGYYARSWRLCTMEEVEALKTLIKLIPLWSTGIFLSISIGISSSLITLQALTLNRHIGPHFKFPAGSFLLFNFLATAISIFIVDRFFTPMWRNLTHRPLTPVQRIGIGHVINILSLVGYALIEIRRLHVVRTHSHTNQPSLVVPMSAFWLVVPLAIVGIGEGFHLPGSVALYYQEFPISLKSMSTAMISLLLAIGFFLSSAIIDLVKRTTVWLPDDINVGRVDNVYWMLTVIGVVNFGYYIICAKLFKYQNIEEHDGDSRSAL from the exons ATGATCATGTTCACCCTCACGGCTGTAATACATTCCTTGAGGCCACCTCAATGTGTAATTGGCTCATACCCATGTGAAACCCCATCAAATTTTCAATATGCAGTCATCTACATGACCTTATTGCTGGCTTCACTAGGAGTTGGAGGCACACGCTTCACAATTGCAACTATGGGAGCTGAACAATTTGACAAGGCCAATGATCAAGGAATTTTCTTTAATTGGTATTATTTAACCTTGTACATTGCTAATGCAATTAGCTTCAGTGCCATTGTTTATATACAAGACAATGTGAGTTGGGGGTTAGGATTTGGAATATGTGCCATTGCAAATGTCATTGGCTTAGCCGTATTTATAATGGGAAAGAAATTCTATTGCCAAGTTAAGTCAAAAGGAAGCCCTTTCACAAGCATAGCCCGTGTCATGGTTGCAGCTATTCGGAAAAGGAATATACTGAGATCTTTTGGAAGCCATAACTATTATTTTGGAACCACCGAGGCATTAAAAATGGAAGATGATGCATCAATGAAAAGTTTAAG ATTTTTGAATCGTGCAGCTTTGATAACTGAAGATGACAAACAATTAGATGGCTATTACGCAAGATCATGGAGATTGTGTACCATGGAAGAAGTGGAAGCCCTCAAAACCCTGATAAAACTTATCCCATTATGGTCTACTGgcatttttttaagtatttcaATAGGTATTTCTAGTAGCCTCATAACCCTCCAAGCCTTAACCCTGAATCGACACATTGGGCCACATTTCAAATTCCCAGCTGGGTCATTCCTACTCTTCAACTTTTTAGCTACAGCAATCtcaatcttcattgttgatcgTTTCTTCACTCCCATGTGGCGAAATCTAACCCATCGACCTTTGACACCAGTCCAACGTATTGGAATTGGACATGTAATCAATATCCTTAGTTTGGTGGGATATGCCTTAATTGAAATTCGAAGACTCCATGTAGTTCGAACCCACAGCCACACTAACCAACCTAGTTTGGTTGTGCCCATGTCAGCATTTTGGCTTGTGGTGCCACTAGCCATTGTGGGTATTGGAGAAGGGTTCCATTTACCAGGATCAGTTGCATTATATTATCAAGAATTTCCAATATCACTAAAAAGTATGTCAACTGCTATGATCTCATTATTACTCGCAATTGGGTTTTTTCTAAGCTCAGCTATAATTGATTTGGTAAAGCGAACCACTGTATGGTTGCCTGATGATATTAATGTTGGAAGAGTGGACAATGTGTATTGGATGTTGACAGTGATAGGAGTGGTGAATTTTGGCTACTATATAATTTGTGCCAAGTTGttcaaataccaaaatattgaGGAACATGATGGAGATTCGAGGTCTGCTCTCTAA
- the LOC115957302 gene encoding protein NRT1/ PTR FAMILY 2.7-like isoform X1, with protein MESLHFEEGAQQQEASNNTDSKRGGWVTFPFIIGSHISLTLVAGGWASNLLVYLITEYNIKSIAATKIFNIAFGCNFLFPIAAAIISDSFSGSFPVVSIFAFVSLLGMIMFTLTAVIHSLRPPQCVIGSYPCETPSNFQYAVIYMTLLLASLGVGGTRFTIATMGAEQFDKANDQGIFFNWYYLTLYIANAISFSAIVYIQDNVSWGLGFGICAIANVIGLAVFIMGKKFYCQVKSKGSPFTSIARVMVAAIRKRNILRSFGSHNYYFGTTEALKMEDDASMKSLRFLNRAALITEDDKQLDGYYARSWRLCTMEEVEALKTLIKLIPLWSTGIFLSISIGISSSLITLQALTLNRHIGPHFKFPAGSFLLFNFLATAISIFIVDRFFTPMWRNLTHRPLTPVQRIGIGHVINILSLVGYALIEIRRLHVVRTHSHTNQPSLVVPMSAFWLVVPLAIVGIGEGFHLPGSVALYYQEFPISLKSMSTAMISLLLAIGFFLSSAIIDLVKRTTVWLPDDINVGRVDNVYWMLTVIGVVNFGYYIICAKLFKYQNIEEHDGDSRSAL; from the exons atggaATCACTACACTTTGAAGAAGGTGCACAACAACAAGAAGCATCTAATAATACTGACTCCAAGAGAGGAGGCTGGGTTACTTTCCCCTTCATTatag GAAGTCATATCAGTCTTACTCTTGTAGCTGGTGGGTGGGCATCGAACTTGTTAGTGTATCTAATAACAGAGTATAACATTAAAAGCATAGCAGCTACAAAAATATTCAACATTGCCTTCGGTTGCAACTTTCTCTTTCCTATTGCTGCTGCCATCATCTCTGACTCTTTCTCTGGCTCATTCCCTGTCGTTTCCATCTTCGCCTTTGTTTCCTTGCTG GGTATGATCATGTTCACCCTCACGGCTGTAATACATTCCTTGAGGCCACCTCAATGTGTAATTGGCTCATACCCATGTGAAACCCCATCAAATTTTCAATATGCAGTCATCTACATGACCTTATTGCTGGCTTCACTAGGAGTTGGAGGCACACGCTTCACAATTGCAACTATGGGAGCTGAACAATTTGACAAGGCCAATGATCAAGGAATTTTCTTTAATTGGTATTATTTAACCTTGTACATTGCTAATGCAATTAGCTTCAGTGCCATTGTTTATATACAAGACAATGTGAGTTGGGGGTTAGGATTTGGAATATGTGCCATTGCAAATGTCATTGGCTTAGCCGTATTTATAATGGGAAAGAAATTCTATTGCCAAGTTAAGTCAAAAGGAAGCCCTTTCACAAGCATAGCCCGTGTCATGGTTGCAGCTATTCGGAAAAGGAATATACTGAGATCTTTTGGAAGCCATAACTATTATTTTGGAACCACCGAGGCATTAAAAATGGAAGATGATGCATCAATGAAAAGTTTAAG ATTTTTGAATCGTGCAGCTTTGATAACTGAAGATGACAAACAATTAGATGGCTATTACGCAAGATCATGGAGATTGTGTACCATGGAAGAAGTGGAAGCCCTCAAAACCCTGATAAAACTTATCCCATTATGGTCTACTGgcatttttttaagtatttcaATAGGTATTTCTAGTAGCCTCATAACCCTCCAAGCCTTAACCCTGAATCGACACATTGGGCCACATTTCAAATTCCCAGCTGGGTCATTCCTACTCTTCAACTTTTTAGCTACAGCAATCtcaatcttcattgttgatcgTTTCTTCACTCCCATGTGGCGAAATCTAACCCATCGACCTTTGACACCAGTCCAACGTATTGGAATTGGACATGTAATCAATATCCTTAGTTTGGTGGGATATGCCTTAATTGAAATTCGAAGACTCCATGTAGTTCGAACCCACAGCCACACTAACCAACCTAGTTTGGTTGTGCCCATGTCAGCATTTTGGCTTGTGGTGCCACTAGCCATTGTGGGTATTGGAGAAGGGTTCCATTTACCAGGATCAGTTGCATTATATTATCAAGAATTTCCAATATCACTAAAAAGTATGTCAACTGCTATGATCTCATTATTACTCGCAATTGGGTTTTTTCTAAGCTCAGCTATAATTGATTTGGTAAAGCGAACCACTGTATGGTTGCCTGATGATATTAATGTTGGAAGAGTGGACAATGTGTATTGGATGTTGACAGTGATAGGAGTGGTGAATTTTGGCTACTATATAATTTGTGCCAAGTTGttcaaataccaaaatattgaGGAACATGATGGAGATTCGAGGTCTGCTCTCTAA
- the LOC115957989 gene encoding uncharacterized protein LOC115957989, with protein MWRTIDAQLRAARLFPSLFSSSSQSQALHFSLKPIRTFLTTNPKPHHTLCLVPKTLNLRTIFTTATDSISCLASLTVVRCVSSFSPAGSLDWNEPVSCSEVGEGNGDDDNLDEDNKPCIPVRAYFFSTSVDLRSLVEQNRQNFIPPTSRMTNYVVLKFGNLSEINGLGASLSGSNCCYMVVFQYGSIVLFNVREHEVDGYLKIVQKHASGLLPEMRKDEYEVREKASLNTWMQGGLDYIMLQYLSTDGIRTIGSVLGQSIALDYYVRQVDGMVAEFTDINREMETTGKFKMKRKKLFQLVGKANSNLADVILKLGLFERSDIAWKDAKYAQIWEYLRDEFELTQRFASLDFKLKFVEHNIRFLQEILQNRKSDFLEWLIIALIGAEILLSVYDIVHRSALNL; from the exons atgtgGCGCACCATTGACGCACAGCTAAGAGCCGCGCGTctcttcccttctctcttctcaTCTTCTTCACAATCACAAGCTCTTCACTTCTCACTCAAACCCATCCGTACATTCCTCACCACTAACCCAAAACCTCACCACACTCTCTGCTTAGTCCCCAAAACCCTAAACCTCCGCACCATTTTCACCACCGCCACCGACTCGATTTCTTGCCTTGCAAGTCTGACTGTGGTACGGTGCGTTTCGTCGTTCTCTCCTGCGGGTTCATTGGACTGGAACGAGCCCGTTTCGTGCTCCGAGGTCGGCGAGGGCAACGGCGACGATGACAACCTTGACGAAGACAACAAACCTTGTATTCCTGTTCGCGCTTATTTCTTCTCTACTAG TGTGGACTTGAGAAGCTTAGTGGAACAGAATAGGCAAAATTTTATCCCACCAACGTCTCGTATGACTAATTATGTTGTTCTTAAGTTTGGCAATCTTTCTGAGATCAAT GGTTTGGGTGCGTCCTTAAGCGGAAGTAACTGCTGTTACATGGTAGTTTTTCAGTATGGCTCCATCGTCTTGTTTAATGTCCGTGAACATGAGGTTGATGGGTATCTGAAAATTGTACAAAAACATGCTTCAGGATTACTACCTGAAATGAGAAAGGATG AGTATGAGGTGAGGGAGAAGGCATCATTGAACACGTGGATGCAAGGTGGATTAGATTACATTATGTTGCAGTACCTGAGTACTGATGGGATCCGTACTATTGGTAGTGTTCTTGGCCAAAGTATTGCTCTTGATTACTATGTGCGCCAG GTTGATGGAATGGTTGCAGAATTTACTGATATAAATCGTGAGATGGAAACGACTGGAAAGTTCAAAATGAAGAGGAAAAAACTTTTTCAGTTAGTGGGAAAGGCAAATTCTAATCTTGCTGATGTGATTCTTAAGCTTGGGCTTTTTGAGAG ATCGGACATTGCCTGGAAGGATGCAAAATATGCTCAAATATGGGAATATCTCAGAGATGAATTTGAATTGACTCAGAGATTCGCTAGTCTTGATTTCAAGTTGAAGTTTGTGGAG CACAATATCCGCTTTCTTCAGGAAATTCTTCAGAATAGGAAATCAGATTTTCTGGAGTGGCTCATTATTGCACTGATAGGTGCCGAAATACTTTTATCTGTTTATGACATTGTCCATAGGTCAGCACTTAATCTTTAG
- the LOC115957121 gene encoding serine/threonine-protein phosphatase 7 long form homolog codes for MEPRIDEELEIMCPGPENPSLLTQQPNHRSEDIWNGEDPGPLTCCGRSKEMANITMQDNRVLETHTFHLPHGEMLITLEDVEVILGLPIDDEVLVGPTVVEDGDWRQLCMELLGFGVPTNDNKTLVGQRIFINRLVKRIAEPLPHDATKIQIHQYARCYILVLLGDKIFMDKSGDRVHLMFLEFLWNLRDPPQYSWGNGYLVWLYRELCRASHKEASQIGGALQLVQYWAWARLPFLCPRIEPPPECDYGPWPKAPLAFKWVQIIWQPYEANLGHLPAFCVAGKDTWTARVPLIESHLALLEMLPMGNHFDPVGSLHNDCDLGTVNACE; via the exons ATGGAGCCTCGAATCGATGAGGAGCTAGAGATCATGTGCCCTGGTCCAGAAAACCCTTCATTGCTAACGCAACAACCAAATCATCGATCAGAGGACATTTGGAATGGCGAG GACCCAGGCCCACTTACGTGCTGTGGTCGCTCTAAAGAGATGGCAAACATAACGATGCAAGATAATCGGGTGCTGGAGACTCATACATTTCATCTTCCACATGGTGAGATGTTGATCACCCTAGAAGATGTGGAGGTCATTTTGGGACTTCCTATAGACGATGAGGTCTTGGTTGGGCCGACTGTTGTGGAGGATGGGGATTGGAGGCAACTGTGCATGGAGTTGCTTGGTTTTGGAGTTCCGACGAATGACAACAAAACTTTGGTGGGGCAAAGAATTTTCATCAACCGCCTTGTTAAGCGCATTGCAGAGCCACTGCCTCATGATGCAACGAAGATTCAGATACATCAGTATGCCCGATGCTATATTTTAGTGCTACTAGGGGATAAGATTTTCATGGACAAGTCAGGAGATAGGGTGCATTTGATGTTCTTGGAGTTCCTGTGGAACCTTCGTGATCCGCCACAATATAGTTGGGGTAATGGTTACCTGGTATGGTTGTACAGAGAGTTGTGCCGGGCAAGCCATAAAGAGGCATCACAGATTGGTGGGGCGTTGCAATTGGTCCAGTATTGGGCATGGGCGAGGTTGCCATTCTTGTGCCCGAGGATAGAGCCCCCACCTGAATGTGATTATGGCCCATGGCCAAAAGCTCCACTTGCATTTAA GTGGGTGCAG ATTATATGGCAGCCATATGAGGCAAACTTAGGCCACCTTCCTGCCTTCTGCGTTGCAGGGAAGGATACGTGGACAGCAAGGGTGCCACTT ATTGAAAGCCATTTAGCGCTGTTGGAGATGCTTCCTATGGGCAACCACTTTGACCCTGTGGGATCCCTCCACAATGACTGTGACTTAGGAACCGTAAATGCATGTGAGTAA
- the LOC115957122 gene encoding uncharacterized protein LOC115957122: protein MPEIDIILYHGGPLINANTNKGLPFKGSGIKTCYTQIDRRLKTFDELKMIVMEELCANPVVHNIQITYHMPHEVLIHQINYKYMAIEIDKYVKIMFDKLERIPAVNGIELYIQLEPRAEIGIEEIPQTTTSLQVTVLDAQYEYSTHVEDGDVHVEDDDDDDDYVDETTAINDEDFVDRDEYEERIKRGDFGDFERDIDDDVTLDDSELDADNIISVQNITDTILAYTPLALSFFANTWKNMIDSSHIEIPFVSTWREGMNLCKGLTFANKMEVKHVLTICALKENKHFMISRSMKRKLCAKCVDERYKWYVCAVIKPNLHGLWMVTMYVGPHTCIPIGVRNDGRMMNCNFIASEILKKKCEDHTIPIKHLRFMIESKYESHKPSYYKVWDAKQKEIGKMFGNWEESYQSSCIDEFKYCKPIISIDETHLDTIGHAILDKGICIISDRHLDIKNAIANWPRGDNGRTRVFHRYFLRHVTSNFNTHFQNLTLKSATLKAGYATQVVKFDTIMESIKQVKIEAIRNKKKVTRKDGKEKNQDYLPYTYLMSESVDMWT, encoded by the exons ATGCCTGAAATTGATATAATCCTATACCACGGTGGTCCGCTTATAAATGCCAATACGAACAAGGGATTGCCATTTAAAGGGTCGGGTATAAAGACCTGTTATACTCAAATTGATCGTAGGTTGAAGACCTTTGATGAATTGAAAATGATAGTTATGGAAGAATTGTGTGCGAATCCTGTTGTACACAACATACAAATTACTTATCATATGCCACATGAAGTCCTTATACACCAAATTAATTACAAGTATATGGCAATAGAAATAGACAAATATGTAAAGATCATGTTTGACAAGTTGGAGAGAATACCTGCAGTAAATGGTATTGAGTTGTACATACAGTTGGAGCCGCGTGCAGAAATTGGTATTGAAGAAATCCCACAAACAACCACAAGTTTACAAGTTACAGTTTTGGATGCTCAATATGAGTATTCTACACATGTAGAGGATGGTGATGTTCATGTTGaggacgacgacgacgacgacgactaTGTTGATGAGACTACTGCCATTAATGATGAAGATTTTGTCGATAGAGATGAGTATGAAGAGAGGATTAAACGAGGAGACTTTGGGGACTTTGAGAGAGACATTGATGACGATGTGACATTGGACGATAGTGAACTTGATGCAGACAATATTATTAGTGTCCAAAATATTACGGACACAATCCTTGCCTACACACCTCTTGCCTTGTCATTTTTTGCAAATACTTGGAAAAATATGATTGATTCTTCACATATTGAGATACCATTTGTGTCTACTTGGAGAGAGGGGATGAATTTGTGCAAAGGGTTGACTTTTGCCAATAAAATGGAGGTGAAACATGTATTAACAATTTGTGCcctcaaggaaaacaaacattttatgATCAGTAGGTCGATGAAGAGAAAACTTTGTGCGAAATGCGTGGATGAGAGGTATAAGTGGTATGTCTGCGCAGTCATAAAGCCCAATCTCCACGGACTATGGATGGTCACCATGTATGTGGGTCCTCACACGTGTATACCGATTGGGGTGCGAAATGATGGTAGAATGatgaattgtaattttattgcaTCAGAGATCCTTAAGAAGAAATGTGAGGATCACACTATCCCAATTAAGCATCTTAGATTTATGATAGAGTCGAAATATGAGAGTCATAAGCCTTCTTACTACAAGGTATGGGATGCGAAACAAAAGGAGATTGGGAAGATGTTTGGGAATTGGGAagagtcttaccaaag TTCTTGCATTGATGAATTCAAATATTGCAAGCCGATTATCAGTATTGATGAGACCCATCT AGATACAATTGGTCATGCGATACTTGATAAAGGCATTTGCATAATTTCTGACCGACATCTCGATATCAAAAATGCCATTGCAAATTGGCCTAGAGGGGATAATGGAAGAACACGGGTATTTCATAGATATTTCCTTCGACATGTTActagcaacttcaacacacATTTTCAGAACTTGACTCTAAAGTCAGCGACGTTGAAAGCGGGATATGCTACTCAGGTAGTTAAATTTGATACCATAATGGAGTCCATTAAGCAGGTGAAAATTGAGGCCATTAGGAATAAGAAGAAGGTGACTAGAAAGGATGGGAAGgaaaagaatcaagattatcTTCCATACACATACCTAATGAGCGAGTCTGTGGATATGTGGACCTAG